A region of Necator americanus strain Aroian chromosome I, whole genome shotgun sequence DNA encodes the following proteins:
- a CDS encoding hypothetical protein (NECATOR_CHRI.G1837.T3), translating to MVLCSSRRKIGVEKFYEKQNDLVEAWREDEKVLQTSIDQEVQAEKDKKVKVWDTRLATITIVLNLILIIAKITAAVLSDSLSVVASVVDSAMDITSGLVLWYTCRLIERSNKHHYPVGLNRLEPLTTLIVGLIMVFANLLVLQEAALDSITGDLHPNVDIPTLVILCTGTLIKAVLFIICRSRNTSASRVLAMDQRNDCITNLVALGGAYIGHRFWKYADPIGATLVRWSLDKKVGLAGNRECEQVGVSFGHWLIMDE from the exons ATGGTTCTGTGCAGCAGCCGAAGAAAAATAGGCGtggaaaaattctatgaaaaacaaaatgatctTGTGGAAGCGTGGAGAGAGGACGAAAAAGTCCTGCAGACTTCTATCGACCAAGAAGTGCAAGccgaaaaggacaaaaaagtgaag GTATGGGACACACGTCTAGCCACAATTACCATCGTTCTGAACTTGATCCTGATTATCGCTAAGATCACTGCTGCCGTACTTTCAGATTCGCTTTCAGTGGTGGCATCGGTAGTGGATAG TGCTATGGATATCACATCCGGATTGGTGCTATGGTACACTTGTCGCTTGATCGAAAGGTCAAATAAGCATCACTATCCTGTTGGCCTGAACAg GCTCGAACCACTAACCACTCTAATTGTTGGCCTCATTATGGTATTCGCTAACCTATTAGTTCTGCAAGAAGCCGCTCTAGACAGTATTACCGGCGAT CTCCATCCTAATGTCGATATACCAACCTTGGTAATTTTGTGCACAGGAACATTGATCAAGGCAG tGCTGTTCATCATCTGTCGTTCAAGAAACACATCCGCTAGTCGCGTATTAGCAATGGATCAACGCAACGACTGTATCACTAACCTTGTCGCCCTGGGTGGTGCCTACATAGGTCACAGATTCTGGAAATATGCGGATCCCATTGGTGCGACACTTGTGAG GTGGTCTTTGGATAAAAAGGTAGGATTAGCGGGTAACCGCGAGTGCGAGCAGGTGGGCGTGTCATTTGGGCACTGGCTAATCATGGATGAGTGA
- a CDS encoding hypothetical protein (NECATOR_CHRI.G1838.T3) yields MTTETIYGNSQFQKPSSLCWTWESPGGGYRNEIDHIIVNKRFCLTDVAVAPKFYTGSDHRLLRGRFSFTRRAEKAAKFRERNPRTTINWDLFVTLAGFWEDSAVDIIDEEYDRLVEHLHDCAKKAESFKTTKRRLSLETLELIRQRGAARAAGNQELTSELARLCREAIKEDLKERRAEVLAEAAEVGKSIRYARRDFASHKTRMTALRNPKGTTIASRRGMEKIIYDFYSHLFDSHVLLAPHHLREDGHVIPEVLPSKIRHAIMSIRNRTAPGLDRIGAEHLKNLPPVLINTLARLFTRYLSECKGDPHDIGNYRPICLLSVIYKLFTRVILNRIEKVLDEGQPCEQAGFRKGFSTIDYIHTVSKLIEVSREYKMPLCLTFIDLKKAFDSVETEAVVEALDNQGVPTQYIKVLRELYSKITTGISPFYKNIIIDVKRGVDGRQLHHLRFADDIVLITPSISQAERMLTEFDETCGCIGLQLNLQKTMFMRNGRVSDAPFTLNGTNISECTSYVYLGRELNLMNDLTHELGRRRRAAWGAYKSIEDVVKKTRNTRLCAHLFNITVLPALTYASETWAFRKQEENAVSVIERAIERVMLGVSRFTQVRDGIRSSLLRQRSKIRDAAAFAKESKIRWAGHVMRFNDNRWTRAVSDCVPRDIKRTTGRLPTRWSDFFTKSFKEKYDALRVPREKSNHWATLTRDRDKWRNYWSPLDHFEDQRESR; encoded by the exons atgacgactgaGACCATctatgggaactcgcaattccagaagccctcctctctatgctggacgtgggagtcacccggtggagggtaccgtaatgaaatagaccacatcatcgtcaataaaaggttttgcctgacggacgtcgctgttgcaccaaagttctatacgggatcggaccatcgcctcctccgaggaagattttccttcacaaggagagcagagaaagctgccaagttcagagagagaaatcccaggactaccatcaactgggatctcttcgttacgctagccggcttttgggaagattccgcagtGGACatcatcgacgaggaatatgaccggcttgttgaacaccttcacgactgcgcgaagaaggctgagagttttaaaaccaccaagaggcgcctgtctcttgaaactcttgagctgatacgccagcgtggagcagcacgagccgcagggaaccaagaactcacgtccgagctcgcaaggctttgcagagaggcgataaaggaagaccttaaagagagaagagcagaagtgctggctgaagctgcagaggtggGAAAAAGCAttcgctatgcccgtcgagacttcgccagtcacaagacgaggatgactgctctccggaacccaaagggaacaaccattgcatcgaggagggggatggagaaaatcatttacgacttctactctcatctcttcgacagccatgtcctcttggctcctcaccatctgagggaagacggacatgtcattccagaagtTCTCCCGTCcaaaatacgacatgctatcatgtcgatAAGAAATCGCACGGCACCTGGTCTCGACAGAATAGGagcagaacacctgaagaaccttccgccagtactcatcaacactctggcgaggctctttacacgttatctgtcggaatgcaag ggagatccacatgacatcggcaactatcgtccaatctgcctactgtccgtcatctacaagctctttacaagagtaatccttaataggattgaaaaagtcttggatgaaggacagccatgcgagcaagcagggtttcgaaaaggattcagcactaTTGActacattcacactgtttcgaaactcatcgaggtatcacgagagtacaagatgccgctctgtctcaccttcatcgacttaaagaaggccttcgactcagttgagacggaagcggtcgtggaagccttggacaaccaaggcgttcctactcagtacataaaggtacttcgagagttgtacagtaaaatcacgaccggaatttcgccattctacaagaatatcatcattgacgtgaagaggggg gttgatggtcggcagctacaccatttgcgctttgctgatgacatcgtactgataacacctagcatcagccaagcggaacgaatgctgaccgaattcgacgaaacatgtggatgcatcggtcttcagctgaatctacaaaagacgatgttcatgcggaacggacgggtctcggatgccccattcacgctcaacggaacgaacatatccgaatgcaccagctacgtttatctgggtcgggaactgaacttgatgaacgacctgacccacgagctgggcaggaggagacgagcggcttggggagcgtacaagagcatcgaggatgtagtgaagaagaccaggaacacccggctctgtgctcacctcttcaacattaccgtacttcctgctttgacctatgcttcggaaacctgggcatttcgcaagcaggaagaaaacgcggtgagcgtcattgaacgcgcaattgagagagtgatgctaggagtatcccgtttcacgcaagtgagggacgggattcgaagttctctccttcgtcagcgatcgaagattagagacgccgccgcgtttgccaaggaaagtaaaataaggtgggccggacacgtgatgcgctttaacgacaaccgttggaccagagccgtgagcgactgtgtcccccgcgatattaagcgcactacaggaagactgccgacccgatggtcagatttcttcacaaagtccttcaaagaaaaatatgatgctcttcgtgtcccacgcgaaaagagtaaccactgggctactctgacacgcgatcgggacaaatggaggAATTACTGGAGCCCGCTCGACCacttcgaagatcaacgggagtcaaggtga
- a CDS encoding hypothetical protein (NECATOR_CHRI.G1838.T1), producing MPLCLTFIDLKKAFDSVETEAVVEALDNQGVPTQYIKVDGRQLHHLRFADDIVLITPSISQAERMLTEFDETCGCIGLQLNLQKTMFMRNGRVSDAPFTLNGTNISECTSYVYLGRELNLMNDLTHELGRRRRAAWGAYKSIEDVVKKTRNTRLCAHLFNITVLPALTYASETWAFRKQEENAVSVIERAIERVMLGVSRFTQVRDGIRSSLLRQRSKIRDAAAFAKESKIRWAGHVMRFNDNRWTRAVSDCVPRDIKRTTGRLPTRWSDFFTKSFKEKYDALRVPREKSNHWATLTRDRDKWRNYWSPLDHFEDQRESR from the exons atgccgctctgtctcaccttcatcgacttaaagaaggccttcgactcagttgagacggaagcggtcgtggaagccttggacaaccaaggcgttcctactcagtacataaag gttgatggtcggcagctacaccatttgcgctttgctgatgacatcgtactgataacacctagcatcagccaagcggaacgaatgctgaccgaattcgacgaaacatgtggatgcatcggtcttcagctgaatctacaaaagacgatgttcatgcggaacggacgggtctcggatgccccattcacgctcaacggaacgaacatatccgaatgcaccagctacgtttatctgggtcgggaactgaacttgatgaacgacctgacccacgagctgggcaggaggagacgagcggcttggggagcgtacaagagcatcgaggatgtagtgaagaagaccaggaacacccggctctgtgctcacctcttcaacattaccgtacttcctgctttgacctatgcttcggaaacctgggcatttcgcaagcaggaagaaaacgcggtgagcgtcattgaacgcgcaattgagagagtgatgctaggagtatcccgtttcacgcaagtgagggacgggattcgaagttctctccttcgtcagcgatcgaagattagagacgccgccgcgtttgccaaggaaagtaaaataaggtgggccggacacgtgatgcgctttaacgacaaccgttggaccagagccgtgagcgactgtgtcccccgcgatattaagcgcactacaggaagactgccgacccgatggtcagatttcttcacaaagtccttcaaagaaaaatatgatgctcttcgtgtcccacgcgaaaagagtaaccactgggctactctgacacgcgatcgggacaaatggaggAATTACTGGAGCCCGCTCGACCacttcgaagatcaacgggagtcaaggtga
- a CDS encoding hypothetical protein (NECATOR_CHRI.G1838.T2) yields MTTETIYGNSQFQKPSSLCWTWESPGGGYRNEIDHIIVNKRFCLTDVAVAPKFYTGSDHRLLRGRFSFTRRAEKAAKFRERNPRTTINWDLFVTLAGFWEDSAVDIIDEEYDRLVEHLHDCAKKAESFKTTKRRLSLETLELIRQRGAARAAGNQELTSELARLCREAIKEDLKERRAEVLAEAAEVGKSIRYARRDFASHKTRMTALRNPKGTTIASRRGMEKIIYDFYSHLFDSHVLLAPHHLREDGHVIPEVLPSKIRHAIMSIRNRTAPGLDRIGAEHLKNLPPVLINTLARLFTRYLSECKVPKQCCCINQQDRVVV; encoded by the coding sequence atgacgactgaGACCATctatgggaactcgcaattccagaagccctcctctctatgctggacgtgggagtcacccggtggagggtaccgtaatgaaatagaccacatcatcgtcaataaaaggttttgcctgacggacgtcgctgttgcaccaaagttctatacgggatcggaccatcgcctcctccgaggaagattttccttcacaaggagagcagagaaagctgccaagttcagagagagaaatcccaggactaccatcaactgggatctcttcgttacgctagccggcttttgggaagattccgcagtGGACatcatcgacgaggaatatgaccggcttgttgaacaccttcacgactgcgcgaagaaggctgagagttttaaaaccaccaagaggcgcctgtctcttgaaactcttgagctgatacgccagcgtggagcagcacgagccgcagggaaccaagaactcacgtccgagctcgcaaggctttgcagagaggcgataaaggaagaccttaaagagagaagagcagaagtgctggctgaagctgcagaggtggGAAAAAGCAttcgctatgcccgtcgagacttcgccagtcacaagacgaggatgactgctctccggaacccaaagggaacaaccattgcatcgaggagggggatggagaaaatcatttacgacttctactctcatctcttcgacagccatgtcctcttggctcctcaccatctgagggaagacggacatgtcattccagaagtTCTCCCGTCcaaaatacgacatgctatcatgtcgatAAGAAATCGCACGGCACCTGGTCTCGACAGAATAGGagcagaacacctgaagaaccttccgccagtactcatcaacactctggcgaggctctttacacgttatctgtcggaatgcaaggttcctaaacagtgttgttgtataaaccagcaagaccgtgttgttgtataa
- a CDS encoding hypothetical protein (NECATOR_CHRI.G1839.T1): protein MAICTYNARTFASEAAIEDLKMQAKKIKYDVIGLTETRRRHPLNAVYETGEELFLGTCDSRGVGGVGVLVNTSMAKNIDSFEQLTTRIGRLRMRKCGPTPVLTIFVAYAPTSSYE, encoded by the coding sequence atggcgatctgtacttataacgcacgtacgtttgcatcggaagcggccatcgaagatctgaagatgcaagccaagaagatcaagtacgacgtcatcggactgaccgagacgagacgacgtcatcctctcaacgccgtatatgaaactggagaagaactgttcttaggaacatgcgacagtagaggtgttggtggagttggcgtcctcgtcaacacgagtatggcaaagaacatcgactcttttgaacaacttacgacccgaatcggacgtctgcggatgagaaaatgtggtccaacaccagttttgactatcttcgtcgcttatgctccaacatcaagctacgaataa
- a CDS encoding hypothetical protein (NECATOR_CHRI.G1840.T1) has product MTSSRLGQSDDVVLDLLGLHLQIFDGRFRCKRTGFIIITWLMTVREQVPLLVGKTASPQLINRIVNVAISHDERIKHLDTVYVYHFGANFLVELHVVMDREITLCEAHDVSETLQAKLEQLSFVERAFVHCDYQFDGDEHV; this is encoded by the exons atgacgtcgtctcgtctcggtcagtccgatgacgtcgtacttgatcttcttggcttgcatcttcagatcttcgatggccgcttccgatgcaaacgtac CGGTTTCATTATAATCACGTGGCTAATGACTGTTAGGGAACAAGTCCCATTGTTGGTCGGAAAAACAGCAAGTCCACAACTTATCAATCGTATTGTTAAT GTAGCTATAAGTCACGATGAACGAATCAAACACCTGGATACGGTCTACGTCTATCATTTTGGGGCGAATTTCTTGGTGGAATTACATGTG GTGATGGATCGTGAAATTACGCTCTGCGAAGCGCATGACGTTTCCGAAACTTTACAGGCTAAACTGGAACAGCTTTCATTCGTAGAGCGAGCTTTTGTTCATTGTGACTATCAATTTGATGGCGATGAACATGTTTGA
- a CDS encoding hypothetical protein (NECATOR_CHRI.G1840.T4), which produces MTVREQVPLLVGKTASPQLINRIVNVAISHDERIKHLDTVYVYHFGANFLVELHVVMDREITLCEAHDVSETLQAKLEQLSFVERAFVHCDYQFDGDEHRWCNRHKVNLQKFYKDQTDLVEAWNEGKKMITNLIDQAVQEEKERVWVTRLVIIAIILNFVMFAGKMAAATISHSLSVTASLVDRLQPLTTLIVALLVIFTNVLVLLKFAVDSVATIVKYFYSAKSRNIYSCVLWIGTSVKAAVGHEWWEYVDLIGGILVRSLDP; this is translated from the exons ATGACTGTTAGGGAACAAGTCCCATTGTTGGTCGGAAAAACAGCAAGTCCACAACTTATCAATCGTATTGTTAAT GTAGCTATAAGTCACGATGAACGAATCAAACACCTGGATACGGTCTACGTCTATCATTTTGGGGCGAATTTCTTGGTGGAATTACATGTG GTGATGGATCGTGAAATTACGCTCTGCGAAGCGCATGACGTTTCCGAAACTTTACAGGCTAAACTGGAACAGCTTTCATTCGTAGAGCGAGCTTTTGTTCATTGTGACTATCAATTTGATGGCGATGAACAT CGATGGTGTAACCGACACAAAgtgaatttacaaaaattctacaaagaTCAAACTGATCTCGTGGAAGCATGGAACGAGGGCAAAAAGATGATTACTAATTTAATCGACCAGGCAgtccaggaagaaaaagaaaga GTATGGGTCACTCGACTTGTCATCATAGCTATCATATTAAATTTTGTTATGTTCGCCGGTAAAATGGCAGCTGCCACTATTTCACACTCACTCTCCGTAACTGCGTCATTGGTAGATAG GTTACAGCCACTTACCACCCTAATCGTTGCCCTTCTTGTGATATTCACTAACGTACTGGTTCTACTCAAATTTGCCGTAGACAGTGTTGCCACcattgtaaaatattttt ATAGTGCTAAGAGCCGAAATATCTATAGTTGTGTTTTGTGGATAGGAACATCAGTGAAAGCAG CTGTGGGACACGAATGGTGGGAATATGTTGATCTTATTGGTGGAATACTTGTGAG GTCACTTGATCCATAG
- a CDS encoding hypothetical protein (NECATOR_CHRI.G1840.T3), translating into MTVREQVPLLVGKTASPQLINRIVNVAISHDERIKHLDTVYVYHFGANFLVELHVRWCNRHKVNLQKFYKDQTDLVEAWNEGKKMITNLIDQAVQEEKERVWVTRLVIIAIILNFVMFAGKMAAATISHSLSVTASLVDRLQPLTTLIVALLVIFTNVLVLLKFAVDSVATIVKYFYSAKSRNIYSCVLWIGTSVKAAVGHEWWEYVDLIGGILVRSLDP; encoded by the exons ATGACTGTTAGGGAACAAGTCCCATTGTTGGTCGGAAAAACAGCAAGTCCACAACTTATCAATCGTATTGTTAAT GTAGCTATAAGTCACGATGAACGAATCAAACACCTGGATACGGTCTACGTCTATCATTTTGGGGCGAATTTCTTGGTGGAATTACATGTG CGATGGTGTAACCGACACAAAgtgaatttacaaaaattctacaaagaTCAAACTGATCTCGTGGAAGCATGGAACGAGGGCAAAAAGATGATTACTAATTTAATCGACCAGGCAgtccaggaagaaaaagaaaga GTATGGGTCACTCGACTTGTCATCATAGCTATCATATTAAATTTTGTTATGTTCGCCGGTAAAATGGCAGCTGCCACTATTTCACACTCACTCTCCGTAACTGCGTCATTGGTAGATAG GTTACAGCCACTTACCACCCTAATCGTTGCCCTTCTTGTGATATTCACTAACGTACTGGTTCTACTCAAATTTGCCGTAGACAGTGTTGCCACcattgtaaaatattttt ATAGTGCTAAGAGCCGAAATATCTATAGTTGTGTTTTGTGGATAGGAACATCAGTGAAAGCAG CTGTGGGACACGAATGGTGGGAATATGTTGATCTTATTGGTGGAATACTTGTGAG GTCACTTGATCCATAG
- a CDS encoding hypothetical protein (NECATOR_CHRI.G1840.T2): MRQRVLLEFAVVHVYERVTGLYSELRGPADSQRWCNRHKVNLQKFYKDQTDLVEAWNEGKKMITNLIDQAVQEEKERVWVTRLVIIAIILNFVMFAGKMAAATISHSLSVTASLVDRLQPLTTLIVALLVIFTNVLVLLKFAVDSVATIIVLRAEISIVVFCG; this comes from the exons atgcgccaacgcgttttactggaattcgcaGTCGTTCatgtttacgaacgtgtaactggcctatacagtgaatTGCGCGGGCCAGCCGatagtcaa CGATGGTGTAACCGACACAAAgtgaatttacaaaaattctacaaagaTCAAACTGATCTCGTGGAAGCATGGAACGAGGGCAAAAAGATGATTACTAATTTAATCGACCAGGCAgtccaggaagaaaaagaaaga GTATGGGTCACTCGACTTGTCATCATAGCTATCATATTAAATTTTGTTATGTTCGCCGGTAAAATGGCAGCTGCCACTATTTCACACTCACTCTCCGTAACTGCGTCATTGGTAGATAG GTTACAGCCACTTACCACCCTAATCGTTGCCCTTCTTGTGATATTCACTAACGTACTGGTTCTACTCAAATTTGCCGTAGACAGTGTTGCCACcatt ATAGTGCTAAGAGCCGAAATATCTATAGTTGTGTTTTGTGGATAG
- a CDS encoding hypothetical protein (NECATOR_CHRI.G1841.T2), protein MPLPPLPQPSSKGHRRERSHHCRCERLRKDFDVWSQVHVQHKWLLLRFFKILLQDCGCLHSVGWPNYSYLKDFVKINHKE, encoded by the exons ATGCCATTACCACCATTACCGCAACCCTCTTCCAAAGGTCATCGCCGTGAGAGGAGCCATCACTGCAGATGTGAACGCCTTCGTAAGGACTTCG ATGTGTGGTCACAAGTACATGTACAGCACAAATGGTTACTTCTCCGCTTCTTTAAAATTCTCCTCCAAGACTGTGGTTGTTTACACTCTGTCGGCTGGCCGAACTACAGCTACTTAAAGGATTTCGTAAAGATAAACCATAAAGAATGA
- a CDS encoding hypothetical protein (NECATOR_CHRI.G1841.T1): MPWNFAPWNYITDPRYGVMPLPPLPQPSSKGHRRERSHHCRCERLRKDFDVWSQVHVQHKWLLLRFFKILLQDCGCLHSVGWPNYSYLKDFVKINHKE, translated from the exons ATGCCGTGGAATTTTGCTCCCTGGAACTACATAACGGATCCACGATACGGAGTAATGCCATTACCACCATTACCGCAACCCTCTTCCAAAGGTCATCGCCGTGAGAGGAGCCATCACTGCAGATGTGAACGCCTTCGTAAGGACTTCG ATGTGTGGTCACAAGTACATGTACAGCACAAATGGTTACTTCTCCGCTTCTTTAAAATTCTCCTCCAAGACTGTGGTTGTTTACACTCTGTCGGCTGGCCGAACTACAGCTACTTAAAGGATTTCGTAAAGATAAACCATAAAGAATGA
- a CDS encoding hypothetical protein (NECATOR_CHRI.G1842.T1): protein MLWPASAASANTSALLSPCELNKEPFTCLSSEEDDDECEKDLKKEDELKPRSSSPACRRHRSTSGSYHGSRRHGPPPTTRCRGILLPGTT from the exons ATGCTTTGGCCCgcttctgcagcttcagccaacacttctgctcttctctctcctTGCGAGCTC AACAAGGAGCCGTTCACCTGTCTCAGCTCTGAGGAGGACGACGATGAGTGTGAGAAGGACCTTAAGAAAGAAGATGAGCTTAAGCCGCGCTCTTCTTCTCCCGCATGCAGACGTCACCGCTCCACATCGGGGTCCTACCATGGATCTCGTCGCCATGGTCCCCCTCCTACAACCAGATGCCGTGGAATTTTGCTCCCTGGAACTACATAA
- a CDS encoding hypothetical protein (NECATOR_CHRI.G1843.T2) has product MTPDGTITASRKDMEKVTHDFYWDLFDSHVHLPPHHLREYRHVIPKLLPSEVRHTIVSVKNRTSPSLDSIKSEYLKYLPPVFFNTLARLFTRYSDLIDNLARLPCHHLNKDEHVIREVLIV; this is encoded by the coding sequence ATGACCCCAGATGGAACAATTACAGCATCGAGGAAGGATATGGAAAAAGTCACTCACGACTTctactgggatctcttcgacagccacgtccacttgcctcctcaccatctgagggaatatagacatgtcattccaaagcttctcccttccgaagtccgacatACCATCGtgtcggtgaagaatcgtacttcacccAGTCTCGACAGTATCAAGTCTGAATATCTGAAGTACCTACCGCCAGTCTTCTTCAACacactggcgaggctcttcactcgttattCTGATCTCATCGATAATCTTGCCCGCTTGCCTTGTCACCATCTGAACAAAGATGAACATGTCATTCGAGAGGTTCTCATCGTCTAA
- a CDS encoding hypothetical protein (NECATOR_CHRI.G1843.T1) — translation MEKVTHDFYWDLFDSHVHLPPHHLREYRHVIPKLLPSEVRHTIVSVKNRTSPSLDSIKSEYLKYLPPVFFNTLARLFTRYSDLIDNLARLPCHHLNKDEHVIREVLIV, via the coding sequence ATGGAAAAAGTCACTCACGACTTctactgggatctcttcgacagccacgtccacttgcctcctcaccatctgagggaatatagacatgtcattccaaagcttctcccttccgaagtccgacatACCATCGtgtcggtgaagaatcgtacttcacccAGTCTCGACAGTATCAAGTCTGAATATCTGAAGTACCTACCGCCAGTCTTCTTCAACacactggcgaggctcttcactcgttattCTGATCTCATCGATAATCTTGCCCGCTTGCCTTGTCACCATCTGAACAAAGATGAACATGTCATTCGAGAGGTTCTCATCGTCTAA
- a CDS encoding hypothetical protein (NECATOR_CHRI.G1844.T1) yields MQCSSSPSREEKPLGNCCARSGQMEVLLVPTRANRLTKGAQSTSDTGSLVSLVSKNAPGIMRAEWRCVTAVDEKNYEIGKAQGVFEAEVRMFSKCRTDAFRKMSMKCFALSL; encoded by the exons atgcaaTGCTCTTCGAGTCCCTCACGAGAAGAGAAGCCACTGGGCAACTGTTGtgcgcgatcgggacaaatggaagtattactggtgccaactcgagcaaatcgattaACAAAGGGAGCACAG AGTACAAGTGATACGGGATCGCTAGTATCCCTCGTGTCGAAAAATGCTCCTGGGATCATGCGTGCTGAATGGAGGTGTGTCACTGCTGTGGACGAGAAGAACTATGAGATAGGAAAAGCACAAG gagtgtttgaagctgaagttcgaatgttctcaaaatgtagaactgacgcgtttaggaagatgTCTATGAAATGTTTCGCCCTTagtttataa